From Acidianus brierleyi:
ACTGTAATATAAATTCTCTTCTGAATTATCTTTGTTTATATCTATTCTACCTACAGAACCTACAAATAGAGTATCTCCAGTTAACATACTCCAGGGCTCTGTCCAACTATCATCTCTTCTCTTATCATATATTAATAAAGACATACTATCCGGTGTATGACCTGGAGTATAAACGGCTTTTATTTTTACATTCCCTGACTTTATCTCTTCACCGTCTTTTATTCTTTCAGAAGGGAATTTTATCTGAGAGTATTCACTATAATATATATTTGCGTTAGTTAAACTCTGCAATTTCCTTACTCCAGAAATATGATCTGCATGAGTATGAGTATCTATTATATAGGAAATTTTCATTCCAAGATCTTCGCTAAGTTTAATTATTTCGTTCAATACGTCATATTTTGGATCAACCACAAATAATTCACCTGCTTGAGTACAACCAAAAATATAGGTTAGACATCCTCCACTCTTACTCAATACATATCTGAATATCATAATTATTAATATACCAATTATAGTTTTAAGAGTTATTAACTTTTAATAGTGAAATAAACTTATGATAATAATATACGATAAATATATATCATAAATATTTAATATAGTATAAAAAGTTAAAAAGATATTATTTCATAGCCTTCTCTTACAAAATGCGCTACCCTTTCACTTGTAGGCATTAACGATATCCCTAGACTCTCTAAATTAGGCTTTATTTTCATATTCTCTGCTATTCCTATACATGCAGAATCTACAATCTTATTTTGTAATAATTCATGAAACATTGACTTTATATCGCCGTCTAACTGCGTTAATCTTTTTTGACTAGGTCCAAAAAATAATACCTTCATCTCATCATATCGCCTATTTTTAAAACTATTATAACTTATTCTAATTCCTAGATCGAATTTAGTATCGTCCGACATTATCAGAAATAATACTTTAGTCATATATTTCCGATACTGATGTATCTTAAAAAGGTATCTTAAAAATACGTTCCTAAATGTATAAATTTTTAGATATTTCAGGAAAAAATGTTATAGTAAAAAATATTACCTAACTATTCCAGTCAGGATATATTTGACTTAGAGGTATTGCAATAACCCATCCGTATGAATTTGTCAAGAATATTGTACCTCCAGATATTACTGGATCTACTATACCGAATCTTCCTCCGACATAATACATTGTTATGACTTTTCCAGAGTCAGGATTAAGTACATAGATATGACTTCCAGCAGCTACCCATAGTAGTCCATGATAATATACTGGAGCACCTCTAGGACCGCCAGGTAATGTTGGAGGAATTCCTAAATCTGGTAATCTTGTCTCCCATATTATTTTCCCTGTAGCTATAGATACTTTAGCGACACTTCCGAGCGAAGGTATTCCTACATATGCGTAGTTTCCATTAGCTAAAATCATTGATGCTTTAAAAGCTGGAGGAACGTAGCCTCTACCAAGATTAATAGCCCATAACACGTTTCCATTAGTAGCATTCACTGCAAACATTACAGTATCCACAGTGCCATTTCTGAAATTAGCTATAGTATCCTTTAATATTATTCCACTACTTTGAATTACAGTAGCAGGTGAATCTCCCATACCCGTATTAAATGGTACATATGTAGACGGTAATTGAGATTGCCATACTACTTTACCGTTTTCAGAGTTTACTGCTACTAGTATTCCATAAGGATATTTCAGAAGAGTAAATCCTGCTATAAAGAGTACTGTACCATTAGATCCTACGTAATAATTGAGACTACTCATGCTATCTATATAGCCAGGCAATTTTGTTATCCATAAAGTACTGCCGGTAGTAGCATTAAGTCCAACAAAGCATCCTGATCCAGTAGCGTACGCTAATATTCCATTATAAACTACGGGATCTGGCATATTTTCACCAAACGTAAACCTCATCCATAATAATTGACCATCACTAGCATTGAAAGCGTAAATTCCACCATAAACTGAACCTCTATATACTCCAGAAGATTCATTTCTTAGTGCATGCTCAAGAGCAGTAAATGTGAAACCTATATCACCTACAGGTACGTATACTATACCGTTCCATACTATTGGATCTTGCATAGCCATTGATGCTAAACCAGTAGCATACCATACAACGTTACCAGAAATTGGATTTACTGCTAATATAGTTCCTGGTCCACTATCCTCTTCTACAAATAGTAGGTTGTCAGCTAATGTAACTCCTAAAGGTTGTCCTACATCTTGAGTTAGGAACACTAGTGCGGCCTTCTCACCTAACGCACTAGCTCCAGGTAACATTGATGCCGGTGTAGAAAGAGGAATTGGAGTACCTCCTCCAAAAGAATCTGCCGGTAACTCCCAAGATACACCTTGTTGCAAATATGTGCAAGACGTCGGAACTACAGACTCAAACTCTTGATTATAATTCGTCACTATCCAATCTGAAGGAAATCCTAAATTAGAATTTGACATATTTCCAGGATAATAAGTAACCTTAACTTCATAGGGGAAATATGTACCATTATACTGAGTATAAACCGTAGTTATTGGTTGAAGAGGAGTTTGAGTTTGAACTTGATTCTGGAACGAATTGACTATAAAAAATGACACTGAAATAAGGAATAGGATTGCGGTTATAAGGCCGATAATTTTTAACTCCATTTTTGACCATTTATCATGCTGGATAAACTAAATTTAAGCATTAAGTCTTTATAAGTATCTTTTTTAATTTATTAGATAAAATTAAAAATAACACGAAATGTATAAATACGCTTCTATATATGTTAATTTACACTATAACGCTAAGCTATTCAATTACGTTATTGCATTTAACGTTCACTCTTCGTTAATTTAGATATATCTATTTATTAACTTGAGAAAGAAAATGTAACATATGTATGAATGGTTTGCAGAAATGAGGAAAAAGGATCCCGTGTATTATGATGGAAAGGTATGGCATGTATTCAAATATAAGCATGCAAAAGAAGTTTTGAATAATTTTTCTAAATTTTCTTCAGACCTTACAGAATATAATGAGAAAGTTAACGATCTCAGAAATGGTAAAATAAAATTGGATGTACCAACCAGGTATACAATGTTAACTTCTGATCCTCCGCTCCACGATGAATTAAGATCTATGACTGCAGATATTTTCTCTCCACCAAAATTACAAGTTCTCGAAAGTTTTATCAGAGATACTGCAAAATCTCTCCTAAATGCAGTTGATAAGGAGGACGATATAGTTAGGAAATTTGCAGTTCCATTGCCAATAATTGTTATATCGAAACTTTTAGGGCTTCCGATAGAAGATAAGGAAAAATTCAAGGAATGGTCTGATCTGATAGCGTTAAGATTAGGGAAGCCTGAGGAAATATTCATAGTTGGAAAGAAATATCTTGAACTCATAACGTACGTAAGAAATCATTTAAATCCTGATAATGAATTAGTAAGCAGAATTTTAAAATCGAACCTTTCGAACATAGAAAAACTTGGTTACATAATTCTCCTTTTAATAGCAGGTAATGAGACAACTACAAATCTAATATCTAATGCAATAGTAGATTTTACAAGGTTTAATATATGGGAAAAAATTAGAATAGAAAATCTGTATCTTAAGTCTATAGAAGAAGTATTAAGATACTCTCCACCAGTTATGAGAACAGTAAGAATAGCTAAGGAAAAAGTAACATTAGAAAATCTGACTATAAATGAGGGAGAATTTGTAAGAGTATGGATAGCCTCAGCTAATAGAGACGAGGAAGTATTTCATAATTCAGAAGAATTTATACCTGATAGAAGTCCAAATCCTCACCTAAGTTTTGGATCTGGAATACATCTATGCTTAGGAGCACCTTTAGCTAGATTAGAAGCAAGAATAGCTATTGAAGAATTTTCAAGGAAATTTAGGAATGTAGAAATTCTTGAAACTGAGAAAGTTCCTAACGAGATTCTAAATGGATATAGAAAGCTTATAGTCAGAGCTAAACCTATAACTTAAATCCATGATATAAACTTTATTTATTATATTAAAATATAGAACGTATGAGAGGTTTCAATACTAGAGCCGTGCATGAGGGAGAAATTATAGATAAAAGATTCGGAAATGTTGTAACTCCAATTTTTCAGACCTCTACATTTATCCATCCCAATGACGATCCTAACGCTTATCTAGATTCTAATACTGGGAAACCTTTTCTTTACACTAGACATGGTAATCCTACGGTGAACTCTCTAGAAATGAAATATGCCTCACTAGAAGAAGCAAAATTCAGTATATCATTTTCCTCAGGTATGGCTGCAATTTCCACTACATTAACAAGTTTAATTAAGAAAGGCGATAAAATACTTACAATAAATCAATTATATGGACAAACATACAGATTATTCCTAGATTTAATAGAAAGATATGAAATAGAAGTAGATTTTGCATCGATTAATGAAATAAACTCCTTAGATATTAATAAGGATTACAATATAATATACGTAGAATCAATAACTAATCCCACTCTTCAAATTGTAGACCTTATGGAATTAGGAAAATATTGTAATGAGAGAAATATCAAATTGGTAGTTGACGCTACTTTTGCGTCTCCCTTTAATCAGAGACCTTTAAAATTTGGAGCAGATATTTCTCTTCATAGTGGAACTAAATACATTTCTGGTCATAGTGACGTAGTAATTGGTCTAGTATCTACTAATAACAAAGAGATTCATAGTAAAATTTTTGATGGACGAAAAACGTATGGTGGTTCTGCAGATCCGTTAAGCGCATATTTAAGTTTAAGAGGTTTAAAAACGTTAGGTCTACGTATGGAAAGACATAATTCAAACGCTATGGAATTAGCTAAATTCCTTTCAGATAACGAAAAGGTTAGTAAAGTATTCTATCCAGGGATTCCAGAGTTTGAGTACTACGATATAGCGAAAAAGGTTCTAAAAGGATATGGAGGAATGGTTTCTTTTGAACCTAAGGGAGGATATGAGTGTTCTAAGAAGATAATAAAGTCATTAACACTTGCAACACCTGCTCCAAGTTTAGGTGGAGTAGAAACATTGGTTACCCTACCTAGAGAAACTAGTCACGCATCTCTATCTAGTGAAGAATTAAAAAAGATGGGAATCCCTGAAGGCCTGATAAGGGTATCCGTAGGAATAGAAGATATAGAAGACCTAATAGAAGACTTTAAAGAAGCTCTCTCAGTTTGTTGATTTATTATAAAAATATATTAGCAACTATATTTAAAATAAATGGATATTTATCAGAACTATTATAGGTAAAATGGAATTACTTCTTAAACACTTTAATGAACAATTAGACCTTATAATAACTCTTGAGAGACCGTGTAAATATTTTTATAGCTTTACCATTGACTTTGCCTCCTCATATATTTTTCTTACACTCGGAATCACAGTGCTCTCTAAAGGTTGTGAGAAAGGAATAGGTACATCAGGAACAGCTATTCTTCTTATTGGTTCCTTTAAATCTTTAAATGCGTCTTGATATATTATGAATCCTATCTCTCCAGTCATACCATAACTCATGTAATCTTCGTCTACAATAAGGACTCTCCCAGTTTTCTTGGCAGATTTTACAAGAGTTTCTCTATCTAGAGGTACTAAAGTTCTTGGATCTATAACCTCTGCAGATATTCCTTCTTTTTGCAAAAGTTCCGCAGCCTTCAAACTTCTCTGCAACATTAATGCTGTAGAGATAATTGTTATATCACTTCCTTCTCTTTTTATATCAGCTTTACCAAATTCAATAGTGTAAGGATAATCTGGAACATTTTCTTCTTCTCCTTCAAAAGGTAAGAACGGCATTCCAGTGAGGAGTTTATGCCCAAATATAACTACAGGATTCCTATCTCTTAGCGCAGTATGTGTTAATCCTTTAGCATCATATGCATTAGATGGAACTACTACTTTAAATCCAGGTAAGTGAGCGAACAAGGAGTAGAGAACTTGCGAATGTTGTGAAGAATCACCGTAACCTCCTCCTATCGCAGTAACTATAGTTATTGGCATTTCGAATTGTTCACCACTCATATAGAAGTTCTTTGCCATATGATTATACATCTGATCAAAGCCTGCGCCTAGAAAATCTACGAACATTAATGAAACTACTGGATGCATTCCGACTGAAGCCATACCGACTGCCATTCCCATAAAAGTCTGTTCTGTTATAGGAGTATCAACTATTCTGTCTCTACCGAATTTCTCAAACAGGCCTGCTGTAAATCCAAATACTGCTCCCCAATATGTTACGTCCTCACCTAAAACCACTATTTTATCATTACGTTCCATCTCTTGAGATATTGCGTTAGAAATTGCTGCCGCTATTCCTTTCATGCGAAAACACCTCTTAAGGCGTCCTCTTCTGAAGGATATGGACTGTTTTCTGCAAATTTTATGGCCTCATTTACTTCATTCTCTGCATCTTTTCTTATCTTATTTAATTCTTCATTTGAATAACCAAGTTTCATCATTCTATCTTCAAGGAATGATATAGGATCTATTTTCCTCCATAATTCAACTTCTTCCTTTGTTCTATATTCTTCACTATCTCCCTCAAAATGACCACGAAGTCTGTAAGTCACAGCTTCTATCACTGTTGGTCCGAAACCACTTCTAGCTTTTTTAATAGCATAATTTGCAACAGTGTACACTTCAATTACATCATTACCATTAATTAAAAATGACTGAATATTATTAGCCAAGGCTTTCTGATAGTGATGAGTTGTAGACATTACAAAGCTTTTGGGTGTAGAATCTGCATATAGGTTATCTTCAATAACAATAATTAATGGTAAGTTCCATGCAGAAGCTATATTTAAAGTCTCAGCAAAAGTTCCGTGATTCGCGGCTCCTTCACCGGCAAAGGCTACAGCAACATTATTAGTTCCAGTATAGTTAAAAGCGAAAGCTGCTCCTAAAGCTTGAGGGAAAGAAGCGCCTACAATTCCGCTACACGAAAATCTTTTTGATTTATCGAAAAGATGCATGTGACCACCTTTACCTTTACAAAGTCCCGTTGATTTTCCGAAAATTTCTGCAGCTAATTTCTTTAGATCTACTCCTTTAGCTATAGCATGATGATGAGGCCTATGAGTGCTTACTACAACATCGTCATCCTTTAAATTGTCTTCAACTCCTACAGCTATCGCTTCTTGACCTACTGCTAAGTGCATTTCTCCTCTTATAACTCCTGAGGCCATATTGAATTGAGGTACTTTCCCTTCATAATACTTTTTAGCTATTGATTCCTCGAAATAGCGTATAGTATACATTTTTCTATAAAAGGATAGTAATCTGTCTTTGTCTAATTCGTTTTTCCGTAAAATATAATTTAAATCTTTTATGGTATATTCTGGTCTCCACATCAATATAATAAAGCATGATTAGTTATTTAAAGATTCATTATTAAAATTATTTTATAGAAATACTTAAATTTATATATCTACGCAATACAAAAACCTATAGTCTAATAAGAATTTTAAGTTTTGTATATAGATCAAAATGTTTAATATAAGAACTAAAAGTGAATTGGTAAAATATAGCATTGTAGTATAATAAAGGCCAATAAAAATATCTTCCAATAAATTCTTTTTATGGTTATAGGCCTTATTACTAAACTCTACTTACTACGTCCTTCGAAACTAATACTAATCCCTTCCAATCCGGTTCGTCTTTAGATAGAGAATATTCATCATTCTCTTTTCCTATAAATCCCATGCTAACTAACCTAATCCTGCGTTGAGTTAAAAGTTAGCTATACGTTTCCTATTGAGAAAGACTAAAGAATTACACAAAGCACTAATAGCATATATCTTTATATTTAACTTTTAATAATAAAATACAGATGTAAATATGATTATTGAACGTTTCGTTAGCGGACCTCTTTCCACTAATACGTACGTATTAATTTATGGTAATGAAAGCTTAATTATAGACTCTGAAGGAGACATGACAGAGGTAATAAATTTTCTTAAATCAAGAAATATTATACCAAACCTATTCATAGCTACTCACGGACATTTCGATCATATTCTAGGAATTAATCGACTTAAATACGAATTTCCTTCTTTACGTTTTTTAATTAATAAAAAAGATCTAGAATTAGTCGCGAATGCAGAGTCTTTAGCAAAATATTTTGGAATAAGAATATCTCCAATAATTCTTCCAGACTGTTACGTGAAGGAGGGTGATAAAATAAAAATTGGAGAAGAAGAATTAGTAATAATTGAAACTCCCGGACATACTATGGGAAGTATCTGTATCTTGACTAATAATGCAATTTTTACTGGAGATACATTATTTAGTGGTACTGTTGGAAGAACTGACTTAGGTGGTTCTTTAGAACTTTTGAAAAATAGTTTAGAACGATTAAAGACATTGCCTGATGAACTTACAGTTTATCCTGGACACGGAAATTCTACACAATTAGGCTACGAAAAGATTAATAACCTATTCTTAACTGGAGAAGTAGACTTATAGTTTTGCTACTTTATGAAATTCTTCAATTTTCATCACAATATGGAGAAAATATTCCTCAATTACACATTAGATTTTGAATCTATGAAATTATGGAAAATCAATGACTAGGAAAAATAGATTACCGACAACTCAAATAGTTTTATACATCTTTCATAAATTCTTGTAAGATGTAGAAGATATTTTTTAGTCTGAAGAATAATGATACTTAATGTATGCATTAGTCTTTAATAAGAATGGTATGGAGAATCTAAAATACACAGAATATAAAGATCCTTCAGTCAATGACAATGAAGTTTTAATAAAAGTAAGGATTGCAGGCGTAAATCTTGTAGATTATTTTACTGTCGTGTCTATGAACGTAAATCCAATACCTCATATTCCTGGCGTAGAATTCGCTGGAGAAGTAATAAAGACAGGTAAAAATGTCAAGAGTGTTAAAGAGGGAGATAAAGTTACCATTTATGGTAGAATATTCGATGGAAA
This genomic window contains:
- a CDS encoding MBL fold metallo-hydrolase yields the protein MIFRYVLSKSGGCLTYIFGCTQAGELFVVDPKYDVLNEIIKLSEDLGMKISYIIDTHTHADHISGVRKLQSLTNANIYYSEYSQIKFPSERIKDGEEIKSGNVKIKAVYTPGHTPDSMSLLIYDKRRDDSWTEPWSMLTGDTLFVGSVGRIDINKDNSEENLYYSLQKIKKFPDYVEIYPSHTSGSVCGLGISGKPSSTIGFEKRFNKLFKIDNKEEFIKQINQMNLEKSTEFERNIKINLEGMI
- a CDS encoding trans-sulfuration enzyme family protein translates to MRGFNTRAVHEGEIIDKRFGNVVTPIFQTSTFIHPNDDPNAYLDSNTGKPFLYTRHGNPTVNSLEMKYASLEEAKFSISFSSGMAAISTTLTSLIKKGDKILTINQLYGQTYRLFLDLIERYEIEVDFASINEINSLDINKDYNIIYVESITNPTLQIVDLMELGKYCNERNIKLVVDATFASPFNQRPLKFGADISLHSGTKYISGHSDVVIGLVSTNNKEIHSKIFDGRKTYGGSADPLSAYLSLRGLKTLGLRMERHNSNAMELAKFLSDNEKVSKVFYPGIPEFEYYDIAKKVLKGYGGMVSFEPKGGYECSKKIIKSLTLATPAPSLGGVETLVTLPRETSHASLSSEELKKMGIPEGLIRVSVGIEDIEDLIEDFKEALSVC
- a CDS encoding thiamine pyrophosphate-dependent dehydrogenase E1 component subunit alpha, translating into MWRPEYTIKDLNYILRKNELDKDRLLSFYRKMYTIRYFEESIAKKYYEGKVPQFNMASGVIRGEMHLAVGQEAIAVGVEDNLKDDDVVVSTHRPHHHAIAKGVDLKKLAAEIFGKSTGLCKGKGGHMHLFDKSKRFSCSGIVGASFPQALGAAFAFNYTGTNNVAVAFAGEGAANHGTFAETLNIASAWNLPLIIVIEDNLYADSTPKSFVMSTTHHYQKALANNIQSFLINGNDVIEVYTVANYAIKKARSGFGPTVIEAVTYRLRGHFEGDSEEYRTKEEVELWRKIDPISFLEDRMMKLGYSNEELNKIRKDAENEVNEAIKFAENSPYPSEEDALRGVFA
- a CDS encoding PQQ-binding-like beta-propeller repeat protein, which gives rise to MSFFIVNSFQNQVQTQTPLQPITTVYTQYNGTYFPYEVKVTYYPGNMSNSNLGFPSDWIVTNYNQEFESVVPTSCTYLQQGVSWELPADSFGGGTPIPLSTPASMLPGASALGEKAALVFLTQDVGQPLGVTLADNLLFVEEDSGPGTILAVNPISGNVVWYATGLASMAMQDPIVWNGIVYVPVGDIGFTFTALEHALRNESSGVYRGSVYGGIYAFNASDGQLLWMRFTFGENMPDPVVYNGILAYATGSGCFVGLNATTGSTLWITKLPGYIDSMSSLNYYVGSNGTVLFIAGFTLLKYPYGILVAVNSENGKVVWQSQLPSTYVPFNTGMGDSPATVIQSSGIILKDTIANFRNGTVDTVMFAVNATNGNVLWAINLGRGYVPPAFKASMILANGNYAYVGIPSLGSVAKVSIATGKIIWETRLPDLGIPPTLPGGPRGAPVYYHGLLWVAAGSHIYVLNPDSGKVITMYYVGGRFGIVDPVISGGTIFLTNSYGWVIAIPLSQIYPDWNS
- the cyp119 gene encoding cytochrome P450 Cyp119, producing the protein MYEWFAEMRKKDPVYYDGKVWHVFKYKHAKEVLNNFSKFSSDLTEYNEKVNDLRNGKIKLDVPTRYTMLTSDPPLHDELRSMTADIFSPPKLQVLESFIRDTAKSLLNAVDKEDDIVRKFAVPLPIIVISKLLGLPIEDKEKFKEWSDLIALRLGKPEEIFIVGKKYLELITYVRNHLNPDNELVSRILKSNLSNIEKLGYIILLLIAGNETTTNLISNAIVDFTRFNIWEKIRIENLYLKSIEEVLRYSPPVMRTVRIAKEKVTLENLTINEGEFVRVWIASANRDEEVFHNSEEFIPDRSPNPHLSFGSGIHLCLGAPLARLEARIAIEEFSRKFRNVEILETEKVPNEILNGYRKLIVRAKPIT
- a CDS encoding alpha-ketoacid dehydrogenase subunit beta, whose protein sequence is MKGIAAAISNAISQEMERNDKIVVLGEDVTYWGAVFGFTAGLFEKFGRDRIVDTPITEQTFMGMAVGMASVGMHPVVSLMFVDFLGAGFDQMYNHMAKNFYMSGEQFEMPITIVTAIGGGYGDSSQHSQVLYSLFAHLPGFKVVVPSNAYDAKGLTHTALRDRNPVVIFGHKLLTGMPFLPFEGEEENVPDYPYTIEFGKADIKREGSDITIISTALMLQRSLKAAELLQKEGISAEVIDPRTLVPLDRETLVKSAKKTGRVLIVDEDYMSYGMTGEIGFIIYQDAFKDLKEPIRRIAVPDVPIPFSQPLESTVIPSVRKIYEEAKSMVKL
- a CDS encoding MBL fold metallo-hydrolase, with protein sequence MIIERFVSGPLSTNTYVLIYGNESLIIDSEGDMTEVINFLKSRNIIPNLFIATHGHFDHILGINRLKYEFPSLRFLINKKDLELVANAESLAKYFGIRISPIILPDCYVKEGDKIKIGEEELVIIETPGHTMGSICILTNNAIFTGDTLFSGTVGRTDLGGSLELLKNSLERLKTLPDELTVYPGHGNSTQLGYEKINNLFLTGEVDL